In Listeria cossartiae subsp. cossartiae, the DNA window TGTTTTAGCAACGTTAATGGGCAAAGATGCAACCGCAACGACCCATGTTCGCGCAAAAATGGCGGACGACTACACGAAAAATAATGGCTTTGATCGATTTTTACGCGGAACTTATCGCTTATCTAATGAAGGAGAATATTTGGTCGAACTGGTCGGCAGTGATATGTCGAGTGCGCTCGGGAATCTCCATCTCACCACTTGTTTATTTAAAATCCCGCGCGGTCAAGTCGGGAAATTAAAAGGAGAAGAGGTCGAAGCATGGCTACTATCCTCCAAATAATCGGTTTTAAAAATAGCGGAAAAACAACTTTGCTTAATGCTTTAATTCGAGCGAGTCGCAAAGAAAACTACTCGGTTTCGGCGATAAAACATGATGCGCATGACTTTTCCGTTGATCATGCTGGAACGGATTCCTACTCTTTTCAAGAAAGTGGTGCAGAGGCGGTTGTGATTGCGAATTCCAGACAATATGCAGTGATGGAACAAGCGGGTATCGATTTAAAAACAGCCATCCAAAAGCTCCCGAATTCAGATATTATTTTAGTGGAAGGCTACAAAGAAGGTCCGTTTCCCAAAATCATTTTAATTCGCGAAAAAGCCGAAATCGAGCTTTTAAAAAATAGCAAAGCCGTCCATAAAATCGCCACTCATAACCCAGCTTTAAAAGAAGAAGCGATTTTTATTGGCGAGGAAAAAGCTTTAAATGCATTTGCCGAAAAGCTAATCAAGGAGTTTTTACAATGAAATATGTCGCATTACAACATGAAAAAATCGAAATCGGACCACTTTCTGATAAACTAATCAATAAAAATCACGGCGGAATCAATCTGTTTGTCGGTACGATTCGCGAATGGACAGGCGAGATTCAAACAGAAGAAATTCGGTACACTTCCTACGAAGAAATGGCGCTGAAAGAATTAAACAAGTTAGCGAGAGAAGTAGAAGCGAAGTGGGGGGCAGATGTCGTCATCGTCCACCGACTAGGGCTTCTGCAAATAACCGATATCGCAGTGTTTATCGGTGTCTCAACACCACATCGGGCTGCTTGCTATGAAGGTTCGCGATATATCATTGAACGCTTGAAAGAACGGGTACCTATTTGGAAAGAAGAAAAAGATGTCGATAAAACAAGGTGGGGTGGCATAGATGCTAACAACGGTTAAATTTTTCGCTTTTTTAGCCGAGAAAACACATCAAACAGAAGTAAAATTGAACTTGCAACAATGCCAAACAGTTGGTGAAGTTCGCGAAGTTATTAGTAGTGAATTTCCCGAAATCGCTGTGGATTTGGCGACATGTATGTTAGCGGTCAATATGGAGTTTCAGCATGACGAAGACCTTTTACCAGAAGAAATAACCGAAATCGCAGTCATTCCGCCAGTAAGCGGTGGATAAGGAGGGGAACAGATGGAAAAAGATGATTTAACCCATTTTAATGATGAAAAACGTGCGAAAATGGTCGATGTCACAAGTAAATCAGAAACGAAGCGCCGCGCCATCGCTAGAGCTACTATACATATGAATGAAGAAACATTAGCGCGCATCCATGCTGGTAAAATTGCTAAAGGCGATGTTCTAGCTGTTGCGCAAGTAGCTGGCATCATGGCGGCGAAAAAAACAAGTGAACTCATCCCAATGTGCCATCCAATCATGACAACCAAAGCAGATATTTCTTTTGAAGACGACGGAAAAACGGCTCTAACTATCACATCTGAAGTCGTAACTGTTGGCAAAACAGGCGTGGAAATGGAAGCTCTCACCGCGGTCACGATTGCAGCATTAACCATTTATGATATGTGCAAAGCGATGGATAAAGGCATGCGAATAGAAAAAACGTATTTAGTCGAAAAAACTGGCGGGAAAAGCGGGACATTTAAAGCAGAAGCGTAACTATTTTGTAGGATAGGAGTTTTGTTTTATGCAATTATTAAAGGATAAATTTGGGCGGGTACACGATTATATTCGGATTTCAGTAACAGATCGGTGTAATTTAAGGTGTGTGTATTGTATGCCCGAAGAAGGCCTGACATTTTTGCCCCATGAAAAAGTACTATCCAAAGATGAAATTGTCAGCTTTATGGAATTAATGGTAAAATTCGGCATCAAAAAAGTGCGTATCACTGGCGGAGAACCATTACTTAGAACTGATATCGTGGAAATTGTTCGCGGACTTGGAGCGATTCCTGAAATAGAAGATATTTCGATTACAACGAATGCGATGTATTTGGCGAAAAAAGCAGAGGCATTAAAAGAAGCTGGTCTAACACGTGTGAACATCAGCTTGGATTCCCTGCATGCAGACCGTTTCCAAGCCATTACTCGAGGTGGTCGCTTGCAAAAAGTGCTCGATGGCATTCAAAAAGCAGAAGAAGTAGGACTATTTCCAATCAAATTAAATGTTGTCTTGATTAAAGGGCAAAACGATGACGAAATAATCGATTTCCTCCGATTTACAAAAGATAAAGATATTAATATTCGTTTTATTGAATACATGCCGATTGGTCATGCTGGCACGAGTTGGAAAGAGAAATATTTGCCACTTGATAAGATTTTTGAGGCTTGCGATGAAGCTTCCTATGAATATGAGCCGGTCGATTCGATTCGAGGGAATGGACCTTCCGAAAATTTCCGCATCAAAGGAGCGAAAGGGACATTTGGTGTTATTCATCCAGTTAGCGCTCATTTTTGCGATAGTTGCAATCGACTTAGACTTACCGCAGATGGTTATATTAAAGCGTGTTTATACTGGGATGAAGAAATGAATATTCGCCCATTTATCCATGAACCTGTGAAACTGATGCAACTTGTGCAAAAGGCCATCGATAATAAACCAGAAAATCATGAAATGGCATTAAAATTACAAGATGAAGTGCAATCTAACAAACCAACGTGGCGGCGTATGAGCCAAATTGGAGGATAAATAAAAACATCCGGTCCGCATATGACCGGATGTTTTATTTTTGTCGTTCCGCAATTAAATGTGGCAATTCAGGGATAATCAATTTTTGAACCGCGAGCCGGCAAGCATTACTTGATCCAGGTAACGCGAAAAGCAGTAAGCCACTTGCTGAAAAACCGGCGAAGGCACGAGATAACATGGCGCGACTACCAACTTCTTCGTAACTAAGCATCCGGAAAATCTCGCCAAAACCAGGAATTTCTTGCTGAATCGTTGCGAACAATGCTTCATACGTAACATCGCGCCTAGCAATGCCAGTACCACCGTTTGTGATAAGGCAGAAGGACCCATTAGCTGCTAACTCGTTTATTTTTTGTTTAATGAGTGTAACATCATCAGGAACGACGACTCGCGAAATCACCTCGTGTCCAGCGGTTTCTAAGGCAGATTGAATCAGCTGACCACTAGTATCTGTTTCCAAATTCCTCGTATCACTAATCGTTAAAATACTACAAGTCACCTTAATAAATGTCTTTTGTTCCATAATTGCCTCCTTTAATTGAAAAATAAATGATATATTTTCTTGGCTTCTGTTAAATTTTCCGTTCCATGGAGCAACACACGCCCATTTTTAAAAATAACAAATTGGAACTGTTCGTAATGGAAACTGAGTAAAGTGGGATTTTCTTTATACGTAATTTTTTGTTCTGTCAGCAGTTGTTTGATTTCGCGGTAATTGCTTTTATTAGGTAAGCGAAATTGTACTGTATCCCGTCCACAAAGGGCAACCGTTTGCTCGGAAAAAGGAACTTCTGAACGTGTTTCGCCAGTTGTGCAACCAGAGCAATTGGGACGTTTTTTGACTTCGAGCGACCGAAAAGTAAATTGCCAATTATCTAGTTGATAGTATGTATTTGCATGGAAGTCAGGGCTTATAATCATTTGCGTAAGTAAGGAAACTTGCATGCCAGCGACGATTGGAATCAGCGCGCCATCTACACCAACAATATCGCAACTCGCCGTATTTGTTTGCGGAATATCACCAAGTAAGCAGTGCAAACAAGCAGAATCGGGAGGGATAATTGGCATGAGATTCGCATAATTTCCAGCACAAGAAGTGAAAATCCACGGAATTTGATGAGTAAAACAAAACTGATTTAAAAAGTCGCGCGTCATAAAATTATCGGTGCAATCGAGTATATAATCGATGCTTCCGACATAAGGCGTTAAACTTGTCACGTTCGCATCATCAACTATATATTCGATTTCAATCTCGCTATTAATCAATCGTAAAGCTTTAAATGCCGCATACGCTTTTGCTTGTTTGTCTAATGCATCTTGTTCCGTGAAAAGCGATTGGCGCTGCAAGTTACTTAGCTCCACATAGTCACGATCAATTAAAATTAACTTGCCAAAACCCATTCGCGCACAAATTTCTGCGGCATATGAACCAATCGCCCCAACACCAACAATCAAAATCGTTTTCGTGAGTAATTTTTCTTGACCAGTTTTTCCCATATTTTTAACGCGCATCTGTCTATCATAACGTTCCAAGCTGCCACCTTCTTTCCAACTTTATTTTACCAGATAATTGCATAAAGCGCTTACTTGTAAGGTTTAAGTTTATTGTTGAATTCCTGTTACGACATATTTATAATGAAAGAAAAAACTAGAGGTGCTAACTATGAAACAGCGCGTAGAAACAGAAAAATTTTATCCAGCCTATCCAGTCTTTGTATTAACGTATTTGAATGAGGTTGGAGAACCGCAAATGTCAACGGGATCATCATCGTACACATTAGGAGATAGTATCGTTATCGGCGTGTCAGCAGAAAGTAATGCTAGCAAACACTTGCATGCTGGCCAAAAACTTGCAGTGAATTTTCCAAACACAGAGCAGTTAGGATTAATTGAACAAGGAGGATTCTCGTCTGGAAAGCATAATGATAAAATAAAAGTTCATCAAATCGAATTAACCAAAAGTGATAGCGGGGGAGTAGCTTACATTGATGCGTGTCCGATTGTTCTCGAATGCACCGTGACCCAAACAGTTTCAGACACGGACTATCACACAATCTTTGCTAAAATTGACTCGCGATTATTCGAAAAAAATTTAGTGGATTCAGATGGTCATTTTATTCACGAAGAACTTGATTTAGTACTATTTTCAGGCGATGCAAATGAACGTAAATTCAGACAGTTGGATCCAAAAATAGAAACAGTTGGTGGCCACTCATAAAAACAAAAAACCCCGCAGGATATTGCTTCCTGCGGGGATTTATTCATTTCAACCAAATACGTCCACATCTGGTGGCAAGTAAGATGGATTTTCTTTATTAATATGATCATAAAACATAATTCCGTTCAAATGATCGATTTCGTGTTGAATAACAATCGCTGGATAATCTTTAAAACGCAATTTAAGCGGCGTACCATTTTCGTCAAAGGCATCGATTGTTACACGTTCACTTCGAACCACATAGCCCGGAACTTCACGGTCAACAGAAAGGCAACCTTCACCACCGGAAAGACAAGCCTGCTGTACAGAGTGACTGCGGATTTTTGGATTATAAAGCACATAACTATAAAGACGATCTTTTTCATCATGTACATGAATAGCTAGGAAACGTTTAGTCACAGCAAGTTGTGGAGCTGCAATTCCAACGCCACCACGTAAACCATATTTTTCCGCCATCTCTTCATCTTGACTGTTAATTAGGAATTCGAGCATATCGTGCCCTAATTTTTTTTCTTCATCTGAAAGCGGGAAAGTCACTTCTGTCGCAACTTCTCGAAGCGCCGGATGACCTTCTCGTACAATATCGTCCATTGTAAGCATGATTTGATTCTCTCCTGTTCTTTAAATAACTTACCTTTATTTTAACAAAAGAACGAAAAAAAGGGAATGAAAGATTACTGCTCAAGAAAAAAATGGCAATTTCGTAGGCATAAAGACATATTTGTTAAAAAAGAGAAAGTTTTAAAAGCGAACAATAATTCAATTTTAGTTAATAATGTTCGTTTAAAACAAATAACGAAAAAATTTATATGTTTGTGAAATCACAAACTAGATAGATTTGTTTAATGGAAAGTTGAAATAGGTGTGATAATGCGAGAGTTGGAATATTATATAACAGTTTGCAACTGTTTCATCTTTTTTTAATACAGAAGTGGAAAGCGAATGATTTAAGTAATAATGCCATTGTAAGCGATAAAATAATTAGAGATTAACTTATTGACTTCATAATCTGGGTAGTGTAAATTAAGAGAGAAGATTAGTGTATTAATAAAATTCTTGTTTTCGAGTAAAACAGAAATCACTTTATAATAAAAGGAAAGTTCCTATATTTTTATGAAACATTGTGAAAGAATGAAAGTTTTTTCACAAACTCTCTTAAAACCCATGTTTTCAATGAGGATTTTGTGGTAATAACTGGAGAGGCTGCGTAATTAGTTAATAGGAATTTAGAAAAAAGCTTCCGGAATCTGCTTCTTTCTATAGAATAACTTTTCTTTTTACTACGCTATTACAATTAATACACAATCAGGATGGCAGTTTTAAAAGAAACCATTTAGTCAGGTAAATGACCGGACGAGCGTTACATGAAACGCATACCTAACTAATGATGAATTTGAAACTGTACAATGTGAATGACGAAAGGGTGGATACGAAATGGCTTCTAAAACAAAGAAGGCTATTATCGACGTAAAGAAACAATTTGAGGCTGTTCATAAACAATTTGAATTAGTTCAAATTTTGAATGAAAAAGGAGAAATCGTAAATCCAGATTTAATGCCGGATTTAACTGATGATCAATTAGTAGAATTAATGACTCGTATGGTTTGGACTCGTGTGCTTGACCAACGCTCTATCTCGCTTAACCGTCAAGGACGTCTAGGTTTCTATGCTCCAACAGCTGGACAAGAAGCTTCTCAACTTGCAAGCCACTATGCACTTGAAAAACATGACTATATTCTTCCAGGATACCGTGATGTGCCTCAACTTATCTGGCACGGACTTCCACTTACAAAAGCGTTCTTGTTCTCTCGCGGACACTTTGTAGGTAACCAATTCCCTGAAGATTTAAATGTATTATCACCACAAATCATCATCGGTGCACAAATCGTGCAAGCTGCCGGTGTTGCTCTAGGTCTTAAAAAACGTAAAAAAGATGCTGTTGTAATCACTTATACAGGTGATGGCGGTTCTTCCCAAGGTGACTTCTATGAAGGAATGAACTTTGCGGGTGCTTACCATGCTCCAGCAATCTTCGTAGTACAAAATAACAAATTCGCGATTTCTACACCTCGTGAAAAACAATCAGCTGCTGAAACATTAGCTCAAAAAGCAGTTGCAGCCGGAATCCCAGGCGTACAAGTAGACGGAATGGATCCACTTGCAGTATATGCTGTAACTAAATTCGCTCGTGAACGTGCAGTTGCTGGTGAAGGCCCAACATTAATCGAAACAATGACTTACCGTTATGGTCCACATACACTTTCTGGTGATGATCCAACTCGTTACCGTACAAAAGAACTTGACGGAGAATGGGAACTTAAAGATCCAATCGTTCGCTTCCGTACTTTCTTAGAAGGCAAAGGTCTATGGAATGAAGAAAAAGAAAATGCTGTTATCGATCAAGCAAAAGAAGAAATCAAAGTAGCGATTAAAGAAGCAGATGCTACACCAAAACAAACTGTAACTGATCTTCTTAAAAATATGTACGAAACACCAACTGCTCCTATCAAAGAGCAACTGGCAATCTATGAAGCGAAGGAGTCGAAATAATCATGGCGCAAAAAACAATGATTCAAGCGATTACAGACGCGCTTGCAGTAGAACTTGAAAAAGACGAAAACGTATTAGTTTTTGGGGAAGACGTTGGTAATAATGGCGGCGTATTCCGTGCAACAGAAGGATTACAAGAAAAATTCGGCGAAGATCGTGTATTCGATACTCCTTTAGCAGAATCCGGTATTGGCGGTCTTGCTATCGGTCTTGCACTTGAAGGTTTCCGTCCAGTTCCTGAAATTCAATTCTTCGGTTTCGTATTTGAAGTAATGGATTCCGTTGCTGGTCAAATGGCTCGTATGCGTTACCGTACAGGCGGAACTCGTACTGCTCCAATCACAATTCGCGCACCTTTTGGTGGTGGCGTTCATACACCAGAAATGCACGCGGATAACCTAGAAGGATTAATGGCGCAATCTCCTGGTTTAAAAGTGGTAATTCCATCCACTCCATACGATGCAAAAGGTCTTTTAATCTCAGCTATTCGCGATAACGATCCAGTTATCTTCCTAGAACATATGAAATTATACCGTTCTTTCCGTGAAGAAGTTCCAGAAGGCGAATACACAGTAGAAATTGGTAAAGCCGCTGTTCGTCGTGAAGGTACAGATGTTTCTATCATCACTTACGGTGCAATGGTACAAGAATCTATGAAAGCAGCAGAAGCACTTGAAAAAGAAGGCGTATCTGTTGAAGTTATCGATTTACGTACAATTAGCCCAATTGATGTGGACACAATTATCGCTTCCGTTAAGAAAACAAACCGTGCTGTAGTTGTTCAAGAAGCACAAAAACAAGCTGGTATTGCAGCGAATGTTGTTGCAGAAATTAACGACCGCGCAATCCTTTCTCTTGAAGCACCAGTTATGCGTGTTGCTGCTCCAGATAGCGTATTCCCGTTCTCTCAAGCAGAAACAGTTTGGTTACCAAATCATAACGATATCATCGAACGTGTAAAAGAAGTTATTGCATTTTAATTAATAATAACCGTTTTAAAACTTATGGGGAGTTTTAGAAGGGGAACGAAATATTTTTATACTAAGGTTCAGTTTATCTGGACCTTAGAAATTACAGGAGGCTTAATAAAATGGCATATTCATTTAAATTACCGGATATCGGTGAAGGTATCCATGAAGGTGAAATCGTTAAATGGTTTGTACAACCAGGCGACAAGATTGAAGAAGATGAGTCCCTATTTGAAGTGCAAAACGACAAATCAGTGGAAGAAATCACTTCTCCAGTTTCAGGAACAATTAAAGAAATCAAAGTTGCTGAAGGTACAGTTGCTACAGTTGGACAAGTACTAGTAACATTTGATGGCGTAGAAGGTCACGAAGACGACGCCGAAGAAGAAAGCGCAGCACCAAAAGCAGAATCCACAGAATCAACTCCAGCACCGGCTCAAGCTAGCGGAAAAGGAATCTTTGAATTCAAATTACCAGATATCGGTGAAGGAATTCATGAAGGTGAAATTGTTAAATGGTTTATTCAACCGGGCGATAAAGTAGAAGAAGATCAGTCTATTTTTGAAGTGCAAAACGACAAATCTGTCGAAGAAATTACTTCTCCAGTAGATGGAACTGTTAAAGATATTTTAGTTAGCGAAGGAACAGTAGCAACAGTTGGTCAAGTATTAGTAACATTCGAAGGTGATTTTGAAGGAGAAGCAAGCCATGAATCTACTCCAGAATCTCCAGCAGAAGACGCTGCACTTGCTAACAACGATGCAACTTCCGCACCAGCAACAGGTGGAAACGGAACGCCATCATCTAAAAAAGATCCTAATGGCCTTGTAATCGCAATGCCTTCTGTACGTAAATATGCACGTGAAAAAGGCGTTAATATCGCTGAAGTAGCAGGCTCTGGTAAAAACAACCGTGTAATCAAAGCGGATATCGATGCTTTCCTAAACGGCGAACAACCAGCTGCGGCAACAACTACTGCTCAAACAGAAGAAAAATCTGCACCAAAAGCAGAAAAAGCGGCTGCAAAACAACCAGTTGCAAGCTCCGATGCTTACCCAGAAACACGCGAAAAATTAACACCAACTCGTCGTGCAATTGCAAAAGCAATGGTAAACTCAAAACATACAGCTCCACACGTTACTTTAATGGACGAAATCGAAGTAACTGCACTTATGGCTCACCGCAAACGTTTCAAAGAAGTGGCTGCCGAAAAAGGTATCAAACTAACTTTCTTACCTTATATGGTGAAAGCTCTTGTTGCAACGCTTCGTGACTTCCCAGTGCTTAACACAACTTTAGACGATGCAACGGAAGAACTTGTTTACAAACATTACTTCAACGTTGGTATCGCAGCAGATACAGATCACGGTTTATACGTACCAGTAATTAAAAATGCTGACAAAAAATCCGTATTCCAAATTTCTGATGAAATCAATGAACTAGCTGGAAAAGCACGTGATGGTAAATTAACAGCTGACGAAATGCGCCACGGTTCCGCAACTATTTCTAATATCGGTTCTGCCGGCGGACAATGGTTTACTCCAGTAATTAATTACCCAGAAGTTGCTATCTTAGGTGTTGGTCGTATTGCTCAAAAACCTATCGTAAAAGATGGCGAAATTGTAGCAGCACCAGTACTAGCTCTTTCCTTGAGCTTTGACCACCGTGTAATTGACGGCGCAACTGCTCAAAAAGCAATGAACAATATTAAACGTTTATTAAACGATCCAGAATTATTACTAATGGAGGTGTAACAAAATGGTAGTAGGCGATTTTCCAGAAGAAAGAGACACCATAGTCATCGGTGCAGGCCCAGGTGGGTATGTAGCCGCAATCCGAGCTGCACAACTCGGACAAAAAGTTACCATTATTGAAAAAGAATATTACGGCGGCGTATGCTTAAACGTTGGATGTATTCCTTCTAAAGCACTTATCACAATCGGTCACCGTTTTAAAGAAGCTGGGCACTCTGATAACATGGGTATTACAGCGGACAACGTGAACCTAGACTTCACAAAAGCACAAGAATGGAAAGGCGGCGTAGTTAACAAGCTTACATCAGGTGTTAAAGGCCTTCTTAAGAAAAATAAAGTTGAAATGTTAGAAGGAGAAGCGTTTTTCGTGGATGATCATTCCTTGCGTGTGATTCACCCTGATTCCGCCCAAACTTATACTTTCAACAACGTAATCATTGCAACAGGATCTCGTCCAATCGAAATCCCAGGTTTCAAATATGGTAAACGTGTATTAAGCTCAACTGGTGCACTTGCACTAACAGAAGTTCCGAAAAAATTAGTCGTAATTGGCGGCGGGTATATCGGAACAGAACTAGGTGGAGCATTCGCGAACCTTGGTACAGAACTAACTATCCTTGAGGGTGGTCCAGAAATCTTACCAACATACGAAAAAGACATGGTTTCCCTAGTTAAACGTAATCTGAAAAGCAAAAACGTTGAAATGGTTACTAAAGCACTTGCAAAATCTGCGGAAGAAACTGAAAACGGCGTTAAAGTAACGTATGAAGCTAATGGTGAAACAAAAACTATCGAAGCTGACTATGTGTTAGTAACAGTAGGTCGTCGTCCGAATACAGACGAAATCGGTTTAGAACAAGCTGGCGTTAAAGTAACAGAACGCGGTTTAGTAGAAGTTGACAAACAAGGTCGCTCGAACGTTTCTAACATTTTCGCAATTGGTGACATCGTTCCTGGTGTTCCTCTAGCTCACAAAGCTAGCTATGAAGCAAAAATTGCCGCTGAAGCAATCGCTGGCGAAAAATCCGAAAACGATTATACAGCACTTCCAGCTGTCGTTTTCAGTGACCCAGAACTTGCAACAGTTGGTTTAACAGAAAAAGAAGCAAAAGAAAAAGGCTTTGATGTAAAAGCTGCTAAATTCCCATTCGGCGGTAACGGTCGTGCGCTTTCCTTAGATGCACCTGAAGGATTTGTTCGTCTAGTTACTCGTAAAGAAGATGGCCTAGTTATCGGTGCACAAGTTGCCGGAATGAACGCTTCTGATATTATTTCAGAAATCGGCTTAGCAATCGAATCAGGCATTACAGCAGAAGACATCGCGCTTACTATCCATGCTCACCCATCACTTGGAGAGCTTACAATGGAAGCAGCCGAACTTGCTTTAGGTCGCCCAATTCACATGTAATCAACAATAAGCGAAAATATCCATTACGGGTATTTTCGCTTTTTATTTCTCGCTAAAAGTGTACATTTTCACAAAAATGATTTTTAGTTCATTTTTTGAAATATTTAAAGTACCCGTTTTAGAAAAAAAGGAGTATAATGTAACAAGTGAACGTGATAAGTCAAATCTAATTGAATCAGGTGAAAAAATGGAGAAACAAACAGCAACATGGAAGAAAGCTCTATTTTGGTTTGCGTATGTAGTAGCAGGAATTTGTTTTGCATTGACAATCGTAGCCTTTGGAGTAGGTTTCTTTCATCATATGCATGATACAGGTGGATGGCGCTCGGTTATTCAAATTCTCGAAACACCAATTACAGGCTTCATAAAAATGACTGGTGGTTATATCGGTAAAGGGATTTTAGAAGTAATTATTCTTATTATCGTCAGCTATGTACTGCCAATCTTCTTCTGTTTTGCAACGCATTATTTAAAAGTGAAACGACGTGAAATGGCTTAAAATAACATTATTTTGTAAAAAGCAAAGCGAATGAGCGATGCTTTTTATTTATGTGGTCAAGTTATTTTATTTTTGCCTCCGAAGCGTGCTAAAATAACAATAGAAGACTTGATGAGGAGGAGAAGTATAATGCCATCCAAGAAGAAAAAAATTGTCGTTATCGGCAGAAGCAATTTACAAAATCTCTATATTCATACAGTCCTTTTAAAAAAATTACCTGCCGAGATATACTTAATAGATGACCAAGCGAAATCGAGCGTGCAAGATTTTGACTATGCGAGCTACTATCACGAAGCGGCCACCATTCATACAGGTACATTCAATGATTGTCGCAATGCGGATATGGTCGTCTTTTTTCAAGAAGAGCTGTCGAATGCCTCTTTTTCAAGTGAAGATAATGTTACGCTGATCAAAGAAAAAGTGAATAAAATGATGGCGACCGGCTTTCAAGGCATTGTTTTAGTAGCAACCGCCGAGAGTAATGTCGTTGCCGCATTAATTAAACGCTTTTCCGGCTTACCCGCAAATCAAATTATCACACTTGGTACGATGCTTGCGACGTCTTATTTTCAAGTAGAAATTGCTAAATTATTTAAAATCAGCCCGAAAAATGTGCATGGCTATATCATTGGCGACAACGCAGCTGATGTTATCCCGGTTTGGAGCAGAGCTTTTCTGGGCGGCAAGCCGATTTTAAGCTATTTAGCCGAAGAACAAAAAAGAATCACATCCGAGGATTTACAAAATTTAACGAAAATGATGACGAAAATTCCTGATTTCCCATGTGAAAATAAAGATGGCTGTACTTTCCATTTTAGCACCGTAACTGTCCTTGCTGAATTAACCGAAGTCATTTTACGCGATGAAGCAAGCGTTTTAACAGTTGGCGTGGAAGTGAAAGAAGCATACGGGTTGGAGAATCCAGTTTTTATTAGCGTTCCAGCCGTCATTGGGGCAGAGGGAGTCAGGGAATTACTTGAGCTAAATTTATCCGATGATGAACAAAAAGAATTAAAGCAAATCGCCGCAAAAACTACCGAGAAATTGGACGTATTGCAACTTAACAAAGGAGGGATTCGTTAATGGAATACAGTTATCCACTAAA includes these proteins:
- the def gene encoding peptide deformylase, yielding MLTMDDIVREGHPALREVATEVTFPLSDEEKKLGHDMLEFLINSQDEEMAEKYGLRGGVGIAAPQLAVTKRFLAIHVHDEKDRLYSYVLYNPKIRSHSVQQACLSGGEGCLSVDREVPGYVVRSERVTIDAFDENGTPLKLRFKDYPAIVIQHEIDHLNGIMFYDHINKENPSYLPPDVDVFG
- the moaA gene encoding GTP 3',8-cyclase MoaA — its product is MQLLKDKFGRVHDYIRISVTDRCNLRCVYCMPEEGLTFLPHEKVLSKDEIVSFMELMVKFGIKKVRITGGEPLLRTDIVEIVRGLGAIPEIEDISITTNAMYLAKKAEALKEAGLTRVNISLDSLHADRFQAITRGGRLQKVLDGIQKAEEVGLFPIKLNVVLIKGQNDDEIIDFLRFTKDKDINIRFIEYMPIGHAGTSWKEKYLPLDKIFEACDEASYEYEPVDSIRGNGPSENFRIKGAKGTFGVIHPVSAHFCDSCNRLRLTADGYIKACLYWDEEMNIRPFIHEPVKLMQLVQKAIDNKPENHEMALKLQDEVQSNKPTWRRMSQIGG
- a CDS encoding ThiF family adenylyltransferase, yielding MERYDRQMRVKNMGKTGQEKLLTKTILIVGVGAIGSYAAEICARMGFGKLILIDRDYVELSNLQRQSLFTEQDALDKQAKAYAAFKALRLINSEIEIEYIVDDANVTSLTPYVGSIDYILDCTDNFMTRDFLNQFCFTHQIPWIFTSCAGNYANLMPIIPPDSACLHCLLGDIPQTNTASCDIVGVDGALIPIVAGMQVSLLTQMIISPDFHANTYYQLDNWQFTFRSLEVKKRPNCSGCTTGETRSEVPFSEQTVALCGRDTVQFRLPNKSNYREIKQLLTEQKITYKENPTLLSFHYEQFQFVIFKNGRVLLHGTENLTEAKKIYHLFFN
- the moaC gene encoding cyclic pyranopterin monophosphate synthase MoaC; this translates as MEKDDLTHFNDEKRAKMVDVTSKSETKRRAIARATIHMNEETLARIHAGKIAKGDVLAVAQVAGIMAAKKTSELIPMCHPIMTTKADISFEDDGKTALTITSEVVTVGKTGVEMEALTAVTIAALTIYDMCKAMDKGMRIEKTYLVEKTGGKSGTFKAEA
- a CDS encoding molybdenum cofactor biosynthesis protein MoaE — translated: MKYVALQHEKIEIGPLSDKLINKNHGGINLFVGTIREWTGEIQTEEIRYTSYEEMALKELNKLAREVEAKWGADVVIVHRLGLLQITDIAVFIGVSTPHRAACYEGSRYIIERLKERVPIWKEEKDVDKTRWGGIDANNG
- a CDS encoding MogA/MoaB family molybdenum cofactor biosynthesis protein, which gives rise to MEQKTFIKVTCSILTISDTRNLETDTSGQLIQSALETAGHEVISRVVVPDDVTLIKQKINELAANGSFCLITNGGTGIARRDVTYEALFATIQQEIPGFGEIFRMLSYEEVGSRAMLSRAFAGFSASGLLLFALPGSSNACRLAVQKLIIPELPHLIAERQK
- a CDS encoding flavin reductase family protein codes for the protein MKQRVETEKFYPAYPVFVLTYLNEVGEPQMSTGSSSYTLGDSIVIGVSAESNASKHLHAGQKLAVNFPNTEQLGLIEQGGFSSGKHNDKIKVHQIELTKSDSGGVAYIDACPIVLECTVTQTVSDTDYHTIFAKIDSRLFEKNLVDSDGHFIHEELDLVLFSGDANERKFRQLDPKIETVGGHS
- the mobB gene encoding molybdopterin-guanine dinucleotide biosynthesis protein B, with amino-acid sequence MATILQIIGFKNSGKTTLLNALIRASRKENYSVSAIKHDAHDFSVDHAGTDSYSFQESGAEAVVIANSRQYAVMEQAGIDLKTAIQKLPNSDIILVEGYKEGPFPKIILIREKAEIELLKNSKAVHKIATHNPALKEEAIFIGEEKALNAFAEKLIKEFLQ
- the moaD gene encoding molybdopterin converting factor subunit 1 — its product is MLTTVKFFAFLAEKTHQTEVKLNLQQCQTVGEVREVISSEFPEIAVDLATCMLAVNMEFQHDEDLLPEEITEIAVIPPVSGG